From the Rhodococcus sp. NBC_00297 genome, one window contains:
- a CDS encoding alpha/beta hydrolase, with the protein MPDTVRDDLWFDSGSDRCAISVLRPAGLDGSAPIIVMAHGFGSVRALRLPAYADQFVQAGYVVAMFDYRHFGDSEGTPRQLLDVRRQLEDWRNALAFARRLDAVDPDRVVAWGTSFGGGHVLTLAGTGERLAAIIAQVPHVDGIAAVRSAGLRQTLRLAPAALSDQIRALLGREPRYIDSIGEPGAVAAMVSPDAAVGRDRLLEASGLQTGDYPETVAARILLHIGLYSPGKTAANIQCPALVQIATEDAITPTDVALRTARKIPRATVVTYEGGHFDPYVEPLFPRIIADQLAFLRDVVPVAR; encoded by the coding sequence ATGCCTGACACCGTTCGCGACGACCTGTGGTTCGACTCCGGTTCCGATCGCTGCGCGATTTCGGTCCTCCGACCTGCCGGGCTCGACGGTTCCGCGCCGATCATCGTCATGGCCCACGGCTTCGGATCGGTGCGCGCGTTGCGCCTCCCCGCCTACGCTGACCAGTTCGTCCAGGCGGGCTACGTCGTCGCGATGTTCGACTACCGGCACTTCGGCGACAGCGAAGGAACCCCACGGCAGCTCCTGGACGTGCGCAGACAGCTCGAGGACTGGCGCAACGCGCTGGCCTTCGCCCGGCGACTCGACGCCGTCGACCCCGACCGCGTCGTCGCATGGGGCACCTCCTTCGGCGGTGGCCACGTCCTCACCCTGGCGGGCACGGGCGAACGACTGGCCGCGATCATCGCGCAGGTCCCGCACGTGGACGGCATCGCCGCCGTGCGTTCCGCCGGCCTGCGCCAGACCTTGCGTCTCGCACCGGCAGCCCTCTCGGACCAGATCCGGGCTCTGCTCGGCCGCGAGCCTCGCTACATCGACTCGATCGGCGAACCGGGTGCCGTCGCCGCCATGGTGTCGCCCGATGCCGCGGTGGGACGTGACCGCCTTCTCGAGGCGTCGGGACTGCAGACCGGTGACTACCCCGAGACGGTCGCCGCCCGCATCCTGCTCCACATCGGCCTGTACTCACCGGGGAAGACCGCCGCGAACATTCAGTGCCCCGCCCTCGTCCAGATCGCCACCGAGGACGCCATCACTCCCACGGACGTCGCGCTGCGCACCGCACGAAAGATCCCGCGCGCCACCGTGGTGACCTACGAGGGTGGTCACTTCGACCCGTACGTCGAGCCGCTCTTCCCCCGGATCATCGCCGACCAGCTGGCGTTTCTTCGCGACGTCGTGCCGGTCGCCAGGTGA
- a CDS encoding TetR/AcrR family transcriptional regulator, translating to MPRNRRPQDRAEKRAEIVDAATALFVEAGFDGTPLSRIAQSAGVTPNTIYWYFSDKDELLVAALTEITATALTRFAELEVTSPQERLTWVVTELERYHRLVDTVHARAAVSAPIDEWHNGFHAMADALVAEELRHVGVAEERIAARTKVVVFAVEGMLTHPQSAADKAAIVDALFT from the coding sequence ATGCCTCGGAACAGACGTCCGCAGGATCGAGCGGAGAAACGGGCCGAGATCGTCGACGCCGCGACGGCCCTGTTCGTCGAGGCCGGATTCGACGGCACCCCGCTGAGCCGGATAGCGCAGAGCGCCGGCGTCACGCCCAACACCATCTACTGGTACTTCTCCGACAAGGACGAACTGCTCGTCGCCGCCCTCACCGAAATCACGGCTACGGCGTTGACGCGCTTCGCGGAGCTGGAGGTGACGTCACCGCAGGAACGGCTGACGTGGGTGGTGACCGAACTCGAGCGCTACCACCGGTTGGTGGACACCGTTCACGCCCGCGCTGCGGTGTCGGCTCCGATCGACGAGTGGCACAACGGTTTCCATGCCATGGCCGATGCGCTGGTCGCGGAGGAACTGCGCCACGTCGGCGTCGCCGAGGAGCGGATTGCCGCGCGGACCAAGGTCGTGGTGTTCGCCGTCGAGGGCATGCTGACGCATCCGCAGAGCGCTGCAGACAAGGCTGCGATCGTCGACGCCCTGTTCACCTAG
- a CDS encoding (R)-mandelonitrile lyase: MQITRSSIATTKGPADWFTGDVYIDAVAAAPAPSRVSANLVHFMPGARTHWHRHSLSQTVFVTEGVGQCQRQGGPVEVIHPGDRVLFEADEVHWHGAAPDRLMVHLAINEGDDEHDVVVWMDPVTDAEYTAHE, translated from the coding sequence ATGCAGATCACCCGAAGCTCGATCGCGACCACCAAGGGTCCGGCCGACTGGTTCACCGGCGACGTCTACATCGACGCCGTCGCCGCAGCTCCGGCCCCGTCGCGGGTCTCCGCCAACCTGGTCCACTTCATGCCGGGGGCGCGCACGCACTGGCACCGCCACTCGCTGAGCCAGACAGTGTTCGTCACCGAGGGCGTCGGTCAGTGCCAGCGGCAGGGCGGGCCGGTCGAGGTCATCCATCCCGGCGACCGCGTGCTGTTCGAGGCCGACGAGGTGCACTGGCACGGCGCCGCACCGGATCGCCTGATGGTGCACCTCGCCATCAACGAGGGCGACGACGAGCACGACGTCGTCGTGTGGATGGACCCCGTCACCGACGCGGAGTACACCGCGCACGAGTGA
- a CDS encoding alpha/beta hydrolase, which yields MSESSERIDVVLHPDAVRDLGTVTDLVQSALAARGATGEVHVSDDPSVASGDVIVVPAAGGRVGTQASDRCVVRVDYGYVAADLSAGLHAHIRGRGLGGLRYAVDRIHHHRLHPATVESYGAHPEQFAEVRGTGGPVVALIHGGYWRAPWRLDSLDAAAIDLADRGYTTWNVEYRTPDEHGWETTAADVAAALKHAGAQAVIGHSAGGQLALRCAADARPALAVSLAGVLDLQVADDRGLGDGAVRAALGSRYTDAHAESSPRARLPLGVPQIVVVAASDDPNLNDIGREYVTAASAAGDDVTLVEGPGDHFSVVDPRSEIWPAIVERIEGRLPR from the coding sequence ATGAGCGAGTCCTCGGAACGAATCGACGTCGTCCTGCACCCGGACGCCGTTCGAGACCTCGGCACGGTGACCGACCTGGTGCAGTCCGCGCTCGCTGCGCGCGGCGCCACCGGGGAAGTGCACGTGTCCGACGATCCGTCGGTCGCATCGGGCGACGTCATCGTGGTCCCGGCCGCGGGCGGACGCGTCGGCACGCAGGCGAGTGACCGGTGTGTGGTGCGTGTCGACTACGGCTACGTGGCCGCGGACCTCTCGGCGGGCCTGCACGCCCACATTCGCGGACGGGGACTCGGCGGGCTGCGCTACGCCGTCGACAGGATTCACCATCACCGACTGCACCCGGCGACCGTCGAGTCGTATGGGGCGCACCCCGAACAGTTCGCCGAGGTGCGCGGCACCGGCGGACCCGTCGTCGCCCTGATCCATGGCGGTTACTGGCGGGCACCGTGGCGTCTCGACTCGCTCGATGCGGCGGCGATCGATCTCGCCGACCGCGGCTACACCACCTGGAACGTCGAGTACCGAACACCCGACGAGCACGGATGGGAGACGACGGCGGCGGATGTCGCCGCGGCCCTGAAGCACGCTGGTGCGCAGGCCGTCATCGGCCATTCGGCAGGAGGTCAGCTCGCGCTGCGCTGCGCCGCGGATGCCCGTCCCGCTTTGGCCGTGAGCCTCGCCGGAGTCCTCGACTTGCAGGTCGCCGACGACCGCGGCCTGGGTGACGGCGCGGTGCGTGCCGCCCTCGGCTCGCGGTACACGGATGCTCACGCGGAGTCGTCCCCCAGAGCGCGACTGCCACTCGGGGTTCCGCAGATCGTGGTGGTCGCGGCGTCGGACGATCCGAACCTGAACGACATCGGCCGCGAGTACGTCACCGCAGCATCGGCCGCAGGTGACGATGTCACCCTTGTCGAGGGCCCGGGAGACCACTTCAGTGTCGTCGACCCGCGGTCGGAGATCTGGCCCGCCATCGTGGAGCGGATCGAGGGACGACTCCCCCGCTGA
- a CDS encoding tryptophan 2,3-dioxygenase has product MDERAIEKDIVTDFRERMSYGAYLDLDTLLSAQKPVSVPEHHDELLFIIQHQTTELWFKLVLHELLAARDAFDADDLGFALKCVARVKHIQKTLTEQWSVLATLTPTEYAQFRGFLGNSSGFQSAQYRAVEFVLGNKNAAMLTVFESDSTATDLLTRVHREPSVYDALWRCLARAGLDVPESALRRDVTAPYARNDDLMPLITHVYENPTENWAAYEAFEEFVDLEENFQLWRFRHMRTVLRTIGHKSGTGGSSGVGFLQRALELTFFPELFAARTEIGQP; this is encoded by the coding sequence ATGGACGAGCGCGCCATCGAGAAGGACATCGTCACCGATTTCCGCGAGCGGATGAGTTACGGGGCGTACCTCGATCTCGACACTCTGCTCAGTGCGCAGAAGCCGGTGAGTGTCCCGGAGCATCACGACGAGTTGCTGTTCATCATCCAGCACCAGACCACCGAGCTGTGGTTCAAGCTCGTGCTGCACGAACTGCTCGCCGCACGCGACGCGTTCGACGCCGACGACCTCGGGTTCGCGCTGAAGTGCGTCGCTCGTGTCAAGCACATTCAGAAGACGCTGACCGAGCAGTGGTCGGTGCTCGCGACACTCACGCCCACCGAGTACGCGCAGTTCCGTGGGTTCCTGGGAAACTCGTCGGGGTTCCAGTCCGCGCAGTACCGCGCGGTGGAGTTCGTGCTGGGCAACAAGAACGCGGCGATGCTGACGGTGTTCGAATCCGACTCTACTGCAACCGATCTACTGACTCGTGTGCACCGGGAACCCAGTGTCTACGACGCCCTGTGGCGGTGCCTGGCCCGCGCAGGACTCGACGTTCCGGAGAGTGCGCTGCGGCGAGATGTCACCGCGCCGTACGCGCGCAACGACGATCTGATGCCACTGATCACGCACGTCTACGAGAACCCGACCGAGAACTGGGCCGCGTACGAGGCGTTCGAGGAATTCGTCGACCTGGAGGAGAACTTCCAGCTCTGGCGGTTCCGGCACATGCGCACGGTGCTCCGTACGATCGGGCACAAGAGCGGCACCGGCGGCTCCAGTGGTGTCGGCTTCCTCCAGCGCGCCCTCGAGTTGACGTTCTTCCCCGAGTTGTTCGCCGCCCGCACCGAGATCGGACAGCCATGA
- the kynU gene encoding kynureninase produces MTAADLDARDPLREYRSRFHTDDADPVVSYLDGNSLGRPTTASIERVSTFMTQAWGGRLIRGWDEEWFELPITLGDTLGRVALGAAPGQTVIGDSTTVLLYKIARGAAALRPGRTEIVLDRDNFPTDRYVLESIASELGLTLVWIDSDRRSGVRTADIADVVTKRTAFVLLSHVAYRSGFLADASAAARVAHDVGALVVLDLSHSVGSVPLRLDEWGVDLAVGCTYKYLNGGPGSPAFAYVRAEHLPEFRQPVWGWMGRADAFAMEQGYVPAEGVRRVISGTPPVLGMIAMQDTLAMIGEVGMDAIRAKSVALTEYALELVRSDLVPLGVEIASPENADERGGHVTLDHPDFREVTARLWKRGVIPDFRAPSGIRLGLSPLSTSFEEVRIGVLAIAEELRR; encoded by the coding sequence ATGACCGCAGCAGACCTCGACGCACGGGACCCCCTGCGCGAGTACCGCTCTCGCTTCCACACCGACGACGCCGATCCCGTCGTGTCCTATCTCGACGGCAATTCGCTCGGTCGGCCGACGACGGCGAGCATCGAGCGTGTCTCGACGTTCATGACGCAGGCCTGGGGTGGCCGGCTGATCCGCGGGTGGGACGAAGAATGGTTCGAGCTGCCCATCACGTTGGGCGACACGCTCGGTCGAGTGGCCCTGGGTGCAGCACCCGGGCAGACCGTCATCGGTGACTCCACCACCGTCCTGCTCTACAAGATCGCGCGCGGGGCGGCGGCGCTGAGGCCGGGCCGGACCGAGATCGTGCTCGATCGCGACAACTTTCCGACCGATCGCTACGTCCTCGAGTCCATCGCGTCCGAACTCGGCCTGACGCTGGTGTGGATCGACTCGGACCGGCGGTCGGGCGTACGGACTGCGGACATCGCCGATGTCGTCACCAAGCGAACAGCTTTCGTGCTTCTCAGTCATGTCGCCTACCGCTCGGGCTTTCTCGCGGACGCGTCCGCGGCGGCCCGTGTCGCGCACGACGTCGGCGCCCTGGTGGTGCTCGACCTGTCGCACTCGGTGGGATCCGTGCCGCTCCGTCTCGACGAGTGGGGCGTCGATCTCGCCGTCGGCTGCACCTACAAGTACCTGAACGGGGGTCCCGGCTCGCCCGCGTTCGCATACGTCCGCGCGGAGCATCTGCCCGAGTTCCGGCAGCCCGTATGGGGATGGATGGGGCGTGCCGACGCCTTCGCCATGGAGCAGGGATACGTCCCGGCCGAGGGCGTGCGACGCGTCATCAGCGGCACCCCGCCGGTGCTCGGCATGATCGCGATGCAGGACACGCTCGCCATGATCGGCGAGGTCGGCATGGACGCGATCCGCGCGAAGTCGGTCGCTCTCACCGAGTACGCGCTCGAGCTGGTGCGCTCGGACCTGGTGCCACTGGGCGTGGAGATCGCCTCGCCGGAGAACGCAGACGAGCGCGGGGGACACGTCACGCTCGATCACCCCGATTTCCGCGAGGTCACGGCGCGGCTGTGGAAGCGCGGTGTCATCCCCGACTTCCGAGCCCCGAGCGGCATCAGGCTCGGACTGAGCCCGCTCAGCACCAGCTTCGAGGAGGTGCGCATCGGCGTTCTCGCGATCGCCGAGGAGCTCCGGCGCTGA
- a CDS encoding response regulator: MVDDHELTIRGLRDSLADHPDLDFVASAPTVAELFDATTDLDLVILDLRLRDGSSPVSNVEAIRARGLDVLVLTSGEDPFLVRSAARAGVLGVVRKSQPIDAVVDAVRSAARGEMVPTIDWAAAIDGDPDLAAVDLSPQHRRLLTLYAAGETATRVASTMGISPETVNDYLGRIRLKYADAGRPAPTKTDLYKRALEDGWLPFPRRRRKS, encoded by the coding sequence ATGGTCGATGATCACGAGCTGACCATCCGGGGGTTGCGGGACTCCCTCGCCGATCATCCCGACCTCGACTTCGTCGCGAGCGCCCCCACGGTCGCCGAGCTGTTCGACGCGACCACGGACCTCGATCTGGTGATCCTCGATCTTCGACTGCGTGACGGATCGTCGCCGGTGTCCAACGTCGAGGCCATCCGCGCCCGCGGTCTCGACGTGCTGGTTCTCACCTCGGGCGAGGATCCATTCCTGGTGCGCTCCGCCGCCCGCGCCGGTGTGCTCGGTGTGGTGCGCAAGTCCCAGCCGATCGACGCGGTGGTGGACGCCGTGCGGAGTGCAGCCCGGGGCGAGATGGTGCCCACCATCGACTGGGCGGCGGCCATCGACGGGGATCCCGACCTCGCCGCGGTGGATCTGAGCCCGCAGCATCGACGGCTCCTCACGCTCTACGCGGCCGGGGAGACCGCCACGCGGGTCGCGTCGACCATGGGTATCTCACCCGAGACGGTGAACGACTATCTCGGCCGCATCCGGCTCAAGTACGCCGACGCCGGCAGGCCTGCCCCGACCAAGACCGATCTGTACAAACGGGCACTGGAGGACGGGTGGTTGCCGTTTCCTCGTCGACGCAGGAAGTCGTGA
- a CDS encoding sensor histidine kinase — protein MTTAERSAADQILTMFGRFIGVGYVFYLLVSIPLIRDLEGVSASWWTPVGLVLFFGPGLALGAASFGRRGQRALRPLAAACAVVFLLGLLTWPLGWTGETLPDGKAAWFSLFPALASLGAAVSMRPRWAFLHLAVAVTGVQLVNHYLRDAGDRSPLVADIVYSFGFSLIFVAASITASRTGFLLDRTRESTYAQAASSAAVQARTVERRRFDGLIHDNVMSTLLAASRGPMDQRLVDQASVALAELDTLRRDALPVSDFEVQDVVAHLRAAAAAVDASATLSFRFEADAAERTVPAETVRTVGAAMAEAMRNSLRHAGLDAHRSVVAALSPLGLRVTVTDDGPGFDLSSIPAHRLGVRVSILDRMHRLPGGSAALHTAVGRGTVVELRWEAQ, from the coding sequence GTGACGACGGCGGAGCGCAGCGCGGCCGATCAGATCCTCACGATGTTCGGCCGCTTCATCGGCGTGGGCTACGTCTTCTACCTGCTCGTGTCGATTCCGCTCATCCGCGATCTGGAGGGGGTGTCGGCGTCCTGGTGGACTCCGGTCGGGCTCGTCCTGTTCTTCGGACCCGGACTGGCGTTGGGCGCCGCGTCGTTCGGCCGGCGGGGTCAGCGTGCGCTCCGGCCACTGGCGGCGGCCTGCGCCGTGGTCTTTCTGCTCGGGTTGCTCACCTGGCCGCTCGGATGGACGGGCGAGACCCTGCCCGACGGGAAGGCTGCCTGGTTCTCCCTCTTCCCTGCCCTGGCCTCTCTGGGGGCTGCGGTGTCGATGAGGCCGCGCTGGGCGTTCCTCCATCTCGCGGTGGCCGTCACGGGTGTCCAACTGGTCAACCACTATCTGCGTGACGCCGGTGACCGGAGTCCGTTGGTGGCAGACATCGTCTACAGCTTCGGCTTCAGCCTCATCTTCGTCGCCGCGTCGATCACGGCGTCGCGCACGGGCTTCCTTCTCGATCGCACCCGCGAGTCCACCTACGCGCAGGCCGCCAGTTCTGCCGCGGTGCAGGCGCGGACGGTCGAACGTCGACGGTTCGACGGGTTGATCCACGACAACGTCATGTCCACGCTCCTCGCCGCATCGCGCGGTCCGATGGATCAGCGTCTCGTCGACCAGGCGAGCGTCGCGTTGGCGGAGCTCGACACGTTGCGACGGGACGCGCTGCCGGTCTCGGACTTCGAGGTGCAGGACGTGGTCGCGCACCTTCGTGCCGCGGCCGCGGCGGTGGACGCATCGGCGACACTGAGCTTCCGGTTCGAGGCCGATGCGGCGGAACGGACGGTGCCGGCCGAGACCGTCCGCACCGTGGGCGCCGCCATGGCCGAGGCGATGCGGAACAGCCTGCGGCACGCGGGCCTCGATGCCCACCGGTCGGTCGTGGCTGCGCTCTCCCCACTCGGACTCCGGGTGACGGTGACGGACGACGGCCCCGGCTTCGATCTGTCGTCGATACCGGCACATCGCCTGGGCGTCCGGGTCAGCATTCTCGACCGCATGCACCGGCTTCCGGGCGGCTCCGCCGCGCTCCACACCGCGGTGGGTCGGGGCACCGTCGTCGAACTGCGGTGGGAGGCACAGTGA
- a CDS encoding alkaline phosphatase D family protein has protein sequence MQMSRRSLFRYAALGAAATPLLACSIGPTLVRARPSLTHGVASGDVRADGALVWARSDTPATMIVDTSATDAFSSVTTTRGPLLTPQSDGTGVLRLTGLPAGQRVHYRVTLEGEDGATSEPVTGVFSTAPDSPSNIRLLWGGDTAGQGYGINPDIGGMTIFGAMADREPDLFLHSGDVIYADGPLEESVTLPDGRVWRNTMSEAKSKVAETLDEYRGQYAYNLTDDNYRRFNSSVAQVVQWDDHETVNNWYPGEILDLEQYTLKDVNLLSQRALQAFHEWLPVAPAEAVDGRVYRKIAYGPLLDVFVLDMRSYKDANSANTAPTGEILGDAQRRWLIDELSRSKATWKIIANDLPLGLVVPDGKTAQEGVGNGDPGAPLGRETDIAQVLTAIDRNDVTGTVWLTADVHYTAAHRYSPERAAYQEFREFWEFVSGPLNAGAFGPNDLDPTFGPEAVFVHAPPEPNASPLDTFQHFGEVLIDEDSRSLTVNLCDGTGAVLFTQVLPAP, from the coding sequence ATGCAGATGTCGCGACGCTCCCTGTTCCGCTACGCCGCGCTCGGTGCCGCGGCCACGCCGTTGCTCGCCTGCAGCATCGGGCCCACCCTGGTGCGGGCGCGCCCGTCGCTGACCCACGGCGTCGCGAGCGGCGACGTCCGTGCCGATGGTGCGCTCGTCTGGGCACGGTCGGACACGCCCGCGACGATGATCGTCGACACGTCGGCCACCGACGCGTTCTCCTCCGTCACGACGACGCGGGGACCTCTCCTCACACCGCAGTCCGACGGCACCGGCGTGCTGCGCCTCACGGGTCTGCCGGCGGGGCAGCGAGTGCACTACCGCGTGACGCTGGAAGGCGAGGACGGCGCCACGTCGGAGCCCGTCACCGGGGTGTTCTCCACGGCTCCCGACAGCCCGTCGAACATTCGCCTCCTGTGGGGCGGCGACACGGCGGGCCAGGGTTACGGGATCAACCCCGACATCGGCGGCATGACCATCTTCGGAGCGATGGCCGATCGGGAACCGGACCTGTTCCTGCACAGCGGCGACGTCATCTATGCCGACGGGCCGCTCGAGGAGAGTGTCACGTTGCCCGACGGCCGGGTGTGGCGGAACACGATGTCCGAGGCCAAGTCCAAGGTCGCGGAGACTCTCGACGAGTATCGCGGGCAGTACGCGTACAACCTCACCGACGACAACTACCGGCGCTTCAATTCCTCGGTCGCGCAGGTGGTGCAGTGGGACGATCACGAGACCGTCAACAACTGGTATCCCGGTGAGATTCTCGACCTCGAGCAGTACACCCTGAAAGATGTGAACCTGTTGTCGCAGCGGGCCTTGCAGGCATTTCACGAGTGGCTCCCGGTCGCTCCCGCGGAGGCCGTCGACGGGCGGGTGTACCGGAAGATCGCCTACGGTCCGCTGCTCGACGTCTTCGTCCTGGACATGCGGAGCTACAAGGATGCGAACAGTGCCAACACCGCCCCGACCGGGGAGATTCTCGGAGATGCACAGCGACGGTGGCTGATCGACGAGCTGTCGCGCTCGAAGGCCACGTGGAAGATCATCGCCAACGACCTCCCGCTGGGACTGGTGGTGCCGGACGGGAAGACGGCGCAGGAGGGCGTCGGCAACGGTGACCCCGGTGCCCCGCTCGGCCGGGAGACCGACATCGCGCAGGTACTCACCGCGATCGACCGGAACGACGTCACCGGCACCGTGTGGCTCACCGCCGACGTGCATTACACGGCGGCGCATCGGTATTCACCCGAGCGCGCCGCCTACCAGGAGTTCCGTGAATTCTGGGAGTTCGTCAGCGGGCCTCTCAACGCGGGTGCGTTCGGGCCGAACGACCTCGATCCCACCTTCGGCCCGGAGGCTGTGTTCGTGCACGCGCCGCCGGAGCCGAACGCCTCACCACTCGATACCTTCCAGCACTTCGGTGAGGTGCTGATCGACGAGGACTCGCGGTCGCTGACGGTGAACCTGTGCGACGGAACCGGTGCCGTGCTGTTCACTCAGGTGCTGCCCGCGCCCTGA
- a CDS encoding AtuA-related protein, which translates to MIVDDLADVRTGDKGDTLILSVFARDAASFDILARDLTLDVVVAHYGNRTIRAPRRTVLATVLAVVFELPGQLGGGVTGSAELDGHGKALSYHLLGLEIRSRRQGAGST; encoded by the coding sequence ATGATCGTCGACGACCTGGCCGACGTTCGAACCGGAGACAAGGGCGACACCCTCATCCTTTCCGTCTTCGCGAGAGATGCAGCGTCGTTCGACATACTGGCCCGGGATCTCACCCTCGATGTCGTCGTCGCGCATTACGGCAACCGCACCATCCGAGCGCCACGACGAACCGTGCTGGCGACCGTTCTGGCCGTGGTCTTCGAGCTACCGGGACAACTCGGCGGCGGAGTCACCGGCTCGGCGGAACTGGACGGGCACGGCAAGGCGCTGAGTTACCACCTGTTGGGCCTCGAGATCCGATCGCGCCGTCAGGGCGCGGGCAGCACCTGA
- a CDS encoding acyclic terpene utilization AtuA family protein, which translates to MKKTIRLGAGSGFSGDRIDPAVTLADRADLDYLVFECLGERTVAAGNARRLADPDTGYDPLLLARIRAVLPHVLRRGTTVVTNGGAAHPLAAARRIADLVGGRARVAAVTGDDVLDAVRTLDPLVWETGKALSAHPEKLVSANAYIGADAVLPALSAGADIVVTGRLADPSLYVAPLVHEFGWDLDDARTIGAATAVGHLLECAGQLTGGYYADPVTKPVPGMADLGFPYADVSADADAVFGKVDGTGGTLTTRTATEQLLYEVGDPTTYLTPDVTADFGAVTFEQVGPDRVSLTGATGRTRPDELKVTLGFLDGWIGEGQISYAGPRAYERARLAADIVTQRLADVHGLDPDGVTVELIGAGAAFRGLATDTAPTEVRLRVTGRAGSREDADVVGWEVESLYTNGPAGGGGARRSCSEVLCIRSTSLPRHLVHTEVHLMEGTR; encoded by the coding sequence GTGAAAAAGACGATTCGCCTCGGCGCCGGTTCCGGCTTCTCCGGCGACCGCATCGACCCGGCCGTGACCCTCGCGGATCGCGCTGACCTCGACTACCTCGTCTTCGAGTGCCTCGGGGAACGCACCGTCGCCGCGGGCAACGCGAGACGGCTCGCCGATCCCGACACCGGGTACGACCCCCTCCTGCTCGCCCGAATCAGAGCGGTGTTGCCGCACGTGCTTCGCCGCGGAACCACAGTGGTGACCAACGGTGGCGCAGCACATCCCCTCGCAGCGGCGCGGCGCATCGCGGACCTCGTCGGCGGTCGGGCTCGAGTCGCCGCCGTGACCGGCGACGACGTCCTCGACGCCGTCCGCACACTCGATCCCCTCGTGTGGGAGACCGGCAAGGCCCTCTCCGCTCATCCCGAGAAGTTGGTGTCCGCCAACGCCTACATCGGAGCGGACGCGGTGCTTCCGGCACTGAGCGCCGGTGCCGACATCGTCGTGACGGGCCGACTCGCCGACCCGTCGCTGTACGTCGCGCCGCTCGTCCACGAGTTCGGCTGGGACCTCGACGACGCCCGCACCATCGGTGCCGCGACCGCGGTGGGGCACTTGCTCGAGTGCGCCGGTCAACTGACGGGCGGCTACTACGCCGACCCCGTCACCAAACCGGTTCCCGGCATGGCCGACCTCGGCTTCCCTTATGCGGACGTGTCCGCCGACGCGGACGCCGTCTTCGGCAAGGTGGACGGCACGGGCGGGACCCTCACCACGCGCACGGCCACCGAGCAGCTGCTCTACGAGGTCGGCGACCCCACCACGTACCTCACACCCGACGTCACGGCCGACTTCGGGGCGGTGACCTTCGAGCAGGTCGGCCCCGACAGGGTGTCCCTCACCGGCGCCACCGGTCGCACCCGACCGGACGAGCTCAAGGTGACGCTCGGCTTCCTCGACGGGTGGATCGGCGAGGGCCAGATCAGCTACGCGGGACCTCGCGCGTACGAGCGCGCCCGACTCGCCGCGGACATCGTCACGCAGCGCCTCGCCGACGTCCACGGACTCGACCCCGACGGTGTGACCGTCGAATTGATCGGTGCCGGAGCGGCTTTCCGTGGCCTCGCCACCGACACCGCACCGACCGAGGTGCGGCTCCGCGTCACCGGGAGGGCGGGGTCACGGGAGGATGCCGACGTGGTCGGGTGGGAGGTGGAGAGTCTGTACACCAACGGTCCTGCCGGAGGAGGCGGTGCACGGCGATCCTGTTCGGAGGTCCTGTGCATTCGATCGACATCGCTTCCACGGCACCTCGTACACACCGAGGTTCACCTGATGGAGGGCACACGATGA